The following are encoded in a window of Gemmatimonadaceae bacterium genomic DNA:
- a CDS encoding CPBP family intramembrane glutamic endopeptidase — protein sequence MTSPPTRSSTRRQSYWAASRSPRYSLLFALPLLVLYEGLAAARPARVAGGEILNGADVLLRDVAYALLGPPGPLALMAVVILVCALLVYRDVRRGGGVRFTMFPLMIAESAVLALLFGIVVGTATAELLTHLSALAAGPIQGMDATTRLMLSLGAGLYEELVFRVLLVGGLAFGGRVVLGLSRFTAGAIATVVGALAFSAFHYIGPYGEPLQLQSFVFRAISGVAFSALYLTRGFGITAWTHALYDIWVLVG from the coding sequence ATGACGTCGCCGCCAACCAGGTCGTCTACACGCCGCCAGTCGTACTGGGCGGCCAGCCGGTCGCCCCGCTACAGCCTGCTCTTCGCGCTCCCGCTACTCGTGCTCTACGAGGGGCTGGCCGCCGCGCGTCCGGCCCGCGTGGCCGGCGGCGAGATCCTCAACGGCGCCGACGTGCTCCTGCGCGACGTGGCGTACGCGCTCCTCGGCCCGCCGGGACCGTTGGCTCTCATGGCCGTCGTGATTCTCGTGTGCGCCCTGCTCGTGTACCGCGACGTGCGACGGGGCGGCGGCGTCCGGTTCACGATGTTTCCGTTGATGATCGCCGAGTCGGCGGTGCTGGCGCTGCTGTTCGGAATCGTCGTGGGCACGGCAACGGCGGAACTCCTCACCCACCTCAGCGCACTCGCCGCGGGGCCCATCCAAGGCATGGACGCGACCACGCGGCTCATGCTGTCGCTGGGCGCCGGACTCTACGAGGAACTCGTCTTCCGCGTGCTGCTCGTGGGCGGACTCGCATTCGGCGGGCGCGTCGTGCTGGGGCTGAGCCGATTCACCGCCGGCGCGATCGCCACGGTCGTCGGCGCGCTTGCCTTCTCGGCGTTTCATTACATCGGACCGTACGGCGAACCGCTGCAACTCCAGTCGTTCGTGTTCCGCGCGATCAGCGGCGTGGCGTTCAGCGCGCTGTACCTCACGCGCGGTTTCGGGATCACGGCCTGGACGCACGCCCTGTACGACATCTGGGTGCTCGTGGGCTAA